One genomic segment of Streptomyces sp. TLI_146 includes these proteins:
- the hppD gene encoding 4-hydroxyphenylpyruvate dioxygenase, with translation MTETIDHTPDTARQADPFPVKGMDAVVFAVGNAKQAAHYYSTAFGMKLVAYSGPENGSRETASYVLTNGSARFVLTSVIKASTDHGRFLADHVAEHGDGVVDLAIEVPDARAAYKYATEHGATGLAEPYELKDEHGTVVLAAIATYGKTRHTLVDRSGYSGPYLPGFVAADPMVEPPAKRTFQAIDHCVGNVELGKMNEWVAFYNKVMGFTNMKEFVGDDIATEYSALMSKVVADGTLKVKFPINEPAIAKKKSQIDEYLEFYGGAGVQHIALATNDIVSTVRAMRAAGVTFLDTPDSYYDTLGEWAGETRVPVETLRELKILVDRDEDGYLLQIFTKPVQDRPTVFFEMIERHGSMGFGKGNFKALFEAIEREQEKRGNL, from the coding sequence ATGACTGAGACCATCGATCACACCCCCGACACCGCCCGGCAGGCCGACCCCTTCCCGGTGAAGGGAATGGACGCGGTCGTCTTCGCCGTGGGCAACGCCAAGCAGGCCGCGCACTACTACTCGACCGCCTTCGGCATGAAGCTCGTCGCGTACTCCGGACCGGAGAACGGCAGCCGCGAGACGGCCTCGTACGTCCTGACCAACGGGTCCGCCCGTTTCGTGTTGACCTCCGTCATCAAGGCGTCCACCGATCACGGCCGCTTCCTGGCCGACCACGTGGCCGAGCACGGCGACGGCGTCGTCGACCTCGCCATCGAGGTGCCGGACGCGCGCGCGGCGTACAAGTACGCCACCGAGCACGGCGCGACCGGCCTCGCCGAGCCGTACGAGCTGAAGGACGAGCACGGCACGGTGGTGCTGGCGGCGATCGCCACGTACGGCAAGACCCGGCACACCCTGGTCGACAGGTCCGGCTACTCCGGCCCGTACCTGCCCGGCTTCGTCGCCGCCGACCCGATGGTGGAGCCGCCGGCCAAGCGCACGTTCCAGGCGATCGACCACTGCGTCGGCAACGTCGAGCTCGGCAAGATGAACGAGTGGGTCGCGTTCTACAACAAGGTCATGGGCTTCACGAACATGAAGGAGTTCGTGGGCGACGACATCGCGACCGAGTACAGCGCGCTGATGTCGAAGGTGGTCGCGGACGGCACGCTCAAGGTCAAGTTCCCGATCAACGAGCCCGCGATCGCGAAGAAGAAGTCGCAGATCGACGAGTACCTGGAGTTCTACGGGGGCGCGGGCGTCCAGCACATCGCGCTCGCCACGAACGACATCGTCTCCACGGTACGGGCGATGCGCGCCGCGGGCGTCACGTTCCTGGACACGCCGGACTCGTACTACGACACGCTGGGCGAGTGGGCGGGCGAGACCCGGGTGCCCGTCGAGACCCTGCGCGAGCTGAAGATCCTCGTGGACCGCGACGAGGACGGCTACCTCCTCCAGATCTTCACCAAGCCGGTGCAGGACCGGCCGACGGTCTTCTTCGAAATGATCGAGCGGCACGGTTCGATGGGTTTCGGCAAGGGCAACTTCAAGGCGCTCTTCGAGGCGATCGAGCGGGAGCAGGAGAAGCGGGGCAATCTGTGA
- a CDS encoding Lrp/AsnC family transcriptional regulator → MAIDHLDGRLIVLLAREPRIGVLEASRRLGVARGTVQARLDRLQSNGVIRGFGPDVDPAALGYPVTAFATLEIKQGQGADVRAHLATVPEVLELHTTTGHGDMLCRLVARSNADLQRVIDRVVGFDGIVRASTAIVMENPVPLRIIPLVEQAAQDAR, encoded by the coding sequence ATGGCGATCGATCATCTGGACGGGCGGCTCATCGTGCTCCTGGCGCGGGAGCCGCGTATCGGGGTCCTTGAGGCGTCCCGTCGGCTCGGCGTGGCGCGCGGCACCGTACAGGCCCGGCTCGACCGGCTTCAGTCGAACGGAGTCATCCGGGGATTCGGCCCGGACGTCGACCCGGCGGCGCTCGGCTACCCGGTGACCGCCTTCGCGACCCTGGAGATCAAACAGGGCCAGGGCGCCGACGTACGGGCGCACTTGGCCACCGTGCCCGAGGTCCTGGAGCTGCACACCACCACCGGGCACGGCGACATGCTCTGCCGTCTGGTGGCCCGCTCCAACGCCGATCTCCAGCGGGTGATCGACCGGGTCGTCGGTTTTGACGGCATCGTCCGGGCCTCCACGGCGATCGTCATGGAGAACCCCGTCCCCCTGCGGATCATCCCGCTGGTGGAGCAGGCGGCCCAGGACGCACGCTGA
- a CDS encoding transcriptional regulator produces the protein MTEHDDPKPEAPTTESPKGGPRERTLDAHSLRGLAHPLRIRLLAALRHDGPATASQLGGRLGESSGATSYHLRQLAAHGFVEDAPEHGKGRERWWRAAHDGTSFTEELHHDPDPEVRGAADLFMHEIATIHTQELSTWLGTASNWPDEWATSSDMSDFTLRLTAAQLRELNEKAHELIESYRGLAHTEAEDTAQVRVHLHSFPRKSH, from the coding sequence ATGACCGAGCACGACGACCCGAAGCCCGAGGCCCCGACGACCGAAAGCCCGAAGGGCGGGCCCCGTGAGCGCACGCTCGACGCGCACTCCCTGCGCGGCCTGGCCCATCCCCTGCGGATCCGCCTGCTGGCGGCGCTGCGGCACGACGGCCCGGCCACCGCCTCCCAGCTGGGCGGACGGCTCGGCGAGTCCAGCGGCGCGACCAGCTACCACCTGCGCCAGCTCGCCGCGCACGGCTTCGTCGAGGACGCGCCCGAGCACGGCAAGGGCCGCGAGCGCTGGTGGCGGGCCGCCCACGACGGCACCAGCTTCACCGAGGAGCTGCACCACGACCCCGACCCCGAGGTGCGCGGCGCCGCCGACCTGTTCATGCACGAGATCGCGACCATCCACACCCAGGAGCTCTCGACCTGGCTGGGCACCGCCAGCAACTGGCCCGACGAGTGGGCCACCAGCTCGGACATGAGCGACTTCACGCTCCGGCTGACCGCCGCGCAGCTGCGCGAGCTCAACGAGAAGGCGCACGAGCTGATCGAGAGCTACCGCGGCCTCGCCCACACCGAGGCCGAGGACACCGCCCAGGTCCGCGTCCACCTGCACTCGTTCCCGCGCAAGAGCCACTGA
- a CDS encoding MFS transporter: MSGVGGQAEEQITRTRRRTPLAAVLTANTISTAGSSLTLIGVPWFVLETTGSAGRAGVVAFCATLPIVVAALVGGPVIDRLGRRQVSVASDLICALAVGAIPLLHFAGALHFWLLCALMALEGLAATPGRTARYVLVPDLAERAGTTLTRAASLFDAVQRGARMAGAALAGLLIALVGAESVLLLDAATFGTSALLVALGIRGIRAAEPVRDAAPVSLTTYRAELRETYAFLLRARLLLAVSVMVMVTNGLDQGWNAVLLPVHAERELGGATQLGLLTASFGAGGLLGALLYGAVGHRFPRRAVFTAAFVLAGAPRFVVAALTGSALPLAATMALGGLAGGMLNPILTTVTYERVPQELRSRVSGALTAGCELAMPLGGLGAGLLVDAAGARGALLAVGAVYLATTLSPLVFPAWRTMDTAELPQKSEELTRVGAGAAH; the protein is encoded by the coding sequence ATGAGCGGCGTCGGGGGGCAAGCCGAAGAGCAGATCACGCGCACACGTAGACGTACTCCACTGGCCGCCGTCCTGACGGCCAACACCATCTCCACCGCGGGCAGTTCGCTGACGCTGATCGGCGTCCCGTGGTTCGTCCTGGAGACCACCGGCAGCGCCGGACGGGCCGGGGTGGTGGCCTTCTGCGCCACCCTGCCGATCGTCGTGGCCGCGCTGGTCGGCGGCCCGGTCATCGACCGGCTCGGCAGACGGCAGGTGAGCGTAGCCTCGGACCTGATCTGCGCGCTCGCCGTCGGCGCCATCCCGCTCCTCCACTTCGCGGGCGCGCTCCACTTCTGGCTGCTGTGCGCGCTGATGGCGCTCGAAGGGCTGGCCGCCACCCCCGGCCGGACCGCGCGTTATGTCCTGGTCCCCGACCTCGCCGAGCGCGCCGGTACCACCCTGACCCGCGCGGCCAGCCTGTTCGACGCCGTGCAGCGCGGCGCGAGGATGGCGGGCGCCGCGCTCGCCGGGCTGCTGATCGCGCTGGTCGGCGCGGAGTCCGTGCTGCTCCTGGACGCGGCGACGTTCGGCACGTCCGCGCTCCTGGTCGCCCTCGGGATACGCGGTATCCGCGCGGCCGAGCCGGTACGGGACGCGGCGCCGGTCTCCCTCACCACCTACCGGGCCGAACTCCGCGAGACATACGCCTTCCTGCTCCGTGCCCGGCTGCTGCTCGCCGTCAGCGTGATGGTCATGGTCACCAACGGCCTCGACCAGGGCTGGAACGCCGTCCTGCTGCCCGTGCACGCCGAACGCGAACTCGGCGGCGCCACCCAACTCGGCCTGCTCACGGCCTCGTTCGGGGCGGGCGGACTGCTGGGCGCGCTGCTGTACGGCGCGGTGGGCCACCGGTTCCCCAGGCGCGCGGTGTTCACCGCCGCCTTCGTCCTGGCGGGCGCGCCGCGCTTCGTGGTGGCCGCACTGACCGGCTCGGCGCTGCCGCTCGCCGCCACGATGGCGCTCGGCGGCCTCGCGGGCGGCATGCTCAACCCGATCCTGACGACGGTGACGTACGAGCGTGTCCCCCAGGAGCTGCGCAGCCGGGTTTCCGGCGCACTCACCGCGGGCTGCGAACTGGCGATGCCGCTGGGCGGCCTGGGCGCGGGCCTGCTGGTGGACGCGGCGGGGGCGCGGGGCGCGCTGCTGGCGGTGGGAGCGGTGTACTTGGCGACGACACTGAGCCCGCTGGTGTTCCCGGCGTGGCGGACGATGGATACGGCCGAACTCCCGCAGAAAAGCGAGGAGTTGACGCGGGTGGGTGCGGGAGCCGCGCACTGA
- a CDS encoding PDZ domain-containing protein, with amino-acid sequence MHPRHSRLRNLAIGTAPVVALLAVVGFAPLPFSVAQPGLTANVLGDDKGTPVITIEGRPTRHTTGQLRMTTIEATGPSAEVGIADVVRAWFRTDQAVMPRDSVYPSGGSDKEITEHNQAEMKESQDSATAAALNYLHLGSKQVKVTLNLADVGGPSAGLLFSLGIVDKLDGNGSGGELTGGRTIAGTGTIEADGSVGAVGGVSLKTRAARRDGATVFLVPKAECSDAKAELPGGLRLIPVTTLSGAVSALKALDKGGSVPSC; translated from the coding sequence GTGCACCCCCGTCACTCACGCCTCCGCAACCTCGCCATCGGCACCGCCCCCGTCGTCGCGCTGCTCGCCGTCGTCGGCTTCGCACCGCTGCCGTTCTCGGTGGCGCAGCCGGGGCTGACCGCGAACGTGCTCGGGGACGACAAGGGCACGCCGGTGATCACCATCGAGGGCAGGCCCACCCGGCACACCACCGGGCAGCTGCGGATGACGACCATCGAGGCGACCGGGCCGTCCGCCGAGGTGGGGATCGCGGACGTGGTGCGCGCCTGGTTCCGTACCGACCAGGCCGTCATGCCCCGCGACTCGGTCTACCCGAGCGGCGGCAGCGACAAGGAGATCACCGAGCACAACCAGGCCGAGATGAAGGAGTCGCAGGACAGCGCCACCGCGGCCGCCCTGAACTACCTCCACCTCGGCTCGAAGCAGGTCAAGGTCACCCTCAACTTGGCCGACGTCGGCGGGCCCAGCGCCGGGCTCCTCTTCTCCCTCGGCATCGTCGACAAGCTCGACGGCAACGGCTCCGGCGGCGAGCTCACGGGCGGCCGGACGATCGCCGGTACGGGCACGATCGAGGCGGACGGCAGCGTGGGCGCGGTCGGCGGGGTCTCGCTCAAGACCCGCGCGGCCCGGCGGGACGGGGCGACCGTGTTCCTGGTGCCGAAGGCGGAGTGCTCGGATGCGAAGGCCGAGCTGCCGGGTGGGTTGCGGCTGATTCCCGTCACCACGCTGTCGGGGGCGGTTTCGGCCCTGAAGGCGCTGGACAAGGGCGGTAGCGTCCCCAGCTGCTAG
- a CDS encoding IclR family transcriptional regulator, giving the protein MTAETSQTLDRGLRVLKLLADTDHGLTVTELSNKLGVNRTVVYRLLATLEQHALVRRDLGGRARVGLGVLRLGRQVHPLVREAALPALRSLAEDIGATAHLTLVDGADALAVAVVEPTWTDYHVAYRAGFRHPLDRGAAGRAILSARQAGGLVDPGFTLTHGELEAGASGAAAPLVGVTGIEGSVGVVMLADAVPERVGQRVVDAAREVADALR; this is encoded by the coding sequence GTGACCGCGGAGACCTCCCAGACGCTCGACCGGGGACTGCGTGTCCTCAAGCTGCTCGCCGACACCGACCACGGACTGACCGTCACCGAGTTGTCCAACAAACTCGGCGTCAACCGGACGGTGGTCTACCGTCTGCTCGCCACCCTGGAACAGCACGCCCTCGTACGACGTGATCTGGGCGGCCGCGCCCGGGTCGGCCTCGGGGTGCTGCGCCTGGGCCGGCAGGTCCATCCCCTCGTACGGGAGGCGGCCCTGCCCGCACTGCGCTCGCTCGCCGAGGACATCGGGGCGACCGCCCACCTCACGCTGGTCGACGGGGCCGACGCGCTCGCCGTCGCCGTCGTCGAGCCGACCTGGACCGACTACCACGTGGCCTACCGGGCCGGGTTCCGCCACCCGCTCGACCGGGGCGCGGCGGGCCGCGCCATCCTCTCGGCCCGCCAGGCCGGGGGCCTCGTCGACCCGGGCTTCACCCTCACCCACGGCGAACTGGAGGCCGGGGCGAGCGGTGCGGCCGCGCCGCTGGTCGGGGTCACCGGGATAGAGGGCAGCGTGGGCGTCGTGATGCTCGCGGACGCGGTGCCCGAGCGGGTCGGCCAGCGGGTGGTGGACGCGGCGCGGGAGGTCGCGGACGCGCTGCGGTGA
- a CDS encoding DEAD/DEAH box helicase, whose amino-acid sequence MTTTASHHLSPAFPGRAPWGTANKLRAWQQGALEKYVQEQPRDFLAVATPGAGKTTFALTLASWLLHHHVVQQITVVAPTEHLKKQWAEAAARIGIRLDPDYSAGPLSKEYHGVAVTYAGVGVRPMLHRNRCEQRKTLVILDEIHHAGDSKSWGEACLEAFDPATRRLALTGTPFRSDTNPIPFVTYEEGNDGIRRSSADYTYGYGNALGDGVVRPVIFLSYSGNMRWRTKAGDEIEARLGEPLTKDAISQAWRTALDPRGDWMPNVLRAADQRLTEVRKGIPDAGALVIASDQDSARAYAKLIREITGNKATVVLSDDNGASKKIDEFSASTDRWMVAVRMVSEGVDVPRLAVGVYATTISTPLFFAQAVGRFVRSRRRGETASVFVPTIPTLLSFASEMEVERDHVLDKPKKEGEEDPYAEEDKLLAEAEKQQDEDTGEQDMLPFEALESDAVFDRVLYDGAEFGMQAHPGSEEEQDYLGIPGLLEPDQVQLLLQKRQARQIAHSRQKPAEQADLLEMPAERRPVVSHKELLELRKQLNTMVGAYVHQSGKPHGVIHTELRRVCGGPPSAEATAGQIRERIKKVQEWATRMK is encoded by the coding sequence GTGACTACTACCGCCTCCCACCACCTCTCACCCGCCTTTCCCGGCCGTGCCCCGTGGGGTACCGCCAACAAGCTGCGTGCCTGGCAGCAGGGGGCGCTGGAGAAGTACGTCCAGGAGCAGCCGCGTGACTTCCTCGCCGTCGCCACGCCCGGCGCCGGCAAGACGACGTTCGCGCTGACGCTCGCGTCGTGGCTGCTGCACCACCACGTCGTGCAGCAGATCACCGTCGTCGCGCCGACCGAGCACCTGAAGAAGCAGTGGGCGGAGGCCGCGGCGCGGATAGGCATCCGGCTGGATCCCGACTACAGCGCGGGGCCGCTGAGCAAGGAGTACCACGGGGTCGCCGTGACGTACGCCGGTGTCGGCGTGCGGCCCATGCTCCACCGCAACCGGTGCGAGCAGCGCAAGACCCTCGTCATCCTGGACGAGATCCACCACGCGGGCGACAGCAAATCCTGGGGCGAGGCGTGTCTCGAAGCCTTCGATCCGGCCACTCGGCGGCTCGCCCTCACCGGTACCCCCTTCCGGTCCGACACCAATCCCATCCCCTTCGTCACGTACGAGGAGGGCAACGACGGGATCCGGCGGTCCTCCGCCGACTACACCTACGGATACGGGAACGCGCTGGGCGACGGCGTCGTGCGGCCCGTCATCTTCCTCTCGTACAGCGGCAACATGCGCTGGCGCACCAAGGCCGGGGACGAGATCGAGGCGCGGCTCGGGGAGCCGCTCACCAAGGACGCCATCTCGCAGGCCTGGCGTACCGCGCTCGACCCGCGCGGCGACTGGATGCCGAACGTGCTGCGCGCCGCCGACCAGCGGCTCACCGAGGTCCGCAAGGGCATCCCGGACGCCGGCGCCCTCGTCATCGCCTCCGACCAGGACTCCGCCCGCGCCTACGCCAAGCTGATCCGGGAGATCACCGGCAACAAGGCGACCGTCGTGCTGTCGGACGACAACGGCGCCTCCAAGAAGATCGACGAGTTCAGCGCCAGTACCGATCGGTGGATGGTCGCCGTTCGTATGGTGTCCGAGGGCGTCGACGTGCCCCGGCTCGCCGTCGGCGTCTACGCGACCACCATCTCCACGCCGCTCTTCTTCGCCCAGGCCGTCGGCCGTTTCGTACGGTCGCGGCGGCGCGGCGAGACCGCCTCCGTCTTCGTGCCGACCATCCCCACCCTGCTGAGCTTCGCCTCCGAGATGGAGGTCGAGCGCGACCACGTGCTCGACAAGCCCAAGAAGGAGGGCGAGGAGGACCCGTACGCCGAGGAGGACAAGCTCCTCGCCGAGGCCGAGAAGCAGCAGGACGAGGACACCGGGGAGCAGGACATGCTCCCCTTCGAGGCCCTGGAATCCGACGCCGTCTTCGACCGGGTGCTGTACGACGGCGCGGAGTTCGGCATGCAGGCGCACCCGGGGAGCGAGGAGGAGCAGGACTACCTGGGCATCCCGGGGCTCCTCGAACCCGACCAGGTGCAGCTGCTGCTCCAGAAGCGGCAGGCCCGGCAGATCGCGCACAGCCGGCAGAAGCCCGCCGAGCAGGCCGACCTGCTGGAGATGCCCGCCGAGCGGCGGCCCGTCGTCTCCCACAAGGAGCTGCTGGAGCTGCGCAAGCAGCTGAACACGATGGTCGGGGCGTACGTCCACCAGAGCGGCAAGCCGCACGGGGTCATCCACACCGAGCTGCGGCGGGTGTGCGGCGGGCCGCCGAGCGCCGAGGCCACCGCCGGGCAGATCCGGGAGCGGATCAAGAAGGTGCAGGAGTGGGCGACCCGGATGAAGTAG
- a CDS encoding MFS transporter, whose translation MSALESADADVVPSAPDLADHSVASGGSPGVLGKTHRALSIGTIAVVLLIAFEATAVGTAMPVAARELDGVSLYAFAFSSYFTTSLFGMVVAGQWADRRGPLGALAVGISAFGAGLLLSGTAVNMWTFIAGRAVQGLGGGLVIVALYVVVGRAYPESMRPAIMAAFAASWVVPSVVGPLAAGTITEHLGWRWVFVGIPALVVFPLALALPAIRRMASGPADPDAPVEAFDRRRIRLALMISLGAGLLQYAGQDLRWLSLLPAAAGFALLVPAVAGRHGLLPRGTYRAARGLPSVVLLRGIAAGSFIAAESFVPLMLVTQRGLSPTMAGFSLAAGGATWALGSYVQARPWAEPYRERLMVLGMIMVAAAIAAAPSVLVSWVPVWVVAVAWGVGCFGMGMVIASTSVLLLKLSAPEEAGANSAALQISDGLSNVLLLAGGGAAFAALGGGSVGAAHDVVAGASAGHPGAFVVVFLPMAGVAVVGAWVGVRLGER comes from the coding sequence ATGAGTGCCCTGGAGTCCGCCGACGCGGATGTCGTCCCGTCCGCCCCCGATCTTGCCGATCATTCCGTTGCATCCGGTGGGAGCCCTGGCGTTCTCGGTAAAACCCACCGCGCTCTCAGCATCGGCACCATCGCCGTCGTCCTCCTCATCGCCTTCGAGGCCACCGCCGTCGGGACCGCGATGCCGGTCGCGGCGCGGGAGCTCGACGGGGTGTCGCTGTACGCGTTCGCCTTCTCCTCGTACTTCACGACCAGCCTGTTCGGGATGGTCGTCGCCGGGCAGTGGGCGGACCGGCGGGGGCCGCTGGGGGCGCTCGCGGTGGGGATATCGGCGTTCGGGGCGGGGCTGCTGCTGTCCGGTACGGCGGTGAACATGTGGACGTTCATCGCCGGGCGTGCCGTGCAGGGGCTCGGGGGCGGGCTGGTCATCGTGGCGCTGTACGTCGTCGTCGGGCGCGCCTATCCCGAGTCGATGCGGCCCGCGATCATGGCGGCGTTCGCGGCGAGCTGGGTGGTGCCGTCGGTGGTCGGGCCGCTGGCGGCGGGGACCATCACCGAGCACCTGGGCTGGCGGTGGGTGTTCGTGGGGATTCCCGCGCTCGTCGTCTTTCCGCTGGCGCTCGCCCTGCCCGCCATACGGCGGATGGCGTCCGGGCCCGCCGACCCGGACGCGCCCGTGGAGGCCTTCGACCGGCGGCGGATCCGGCTGGCGCTGATGATCTCGCTGGGGGCGGGGCTGCTCCAGTACGCCGGGCAGGACCTGCGGTGGCTGTCGCTGCTGCCGGCGGCCGCGGGCTTCGCCCTGCTGGTGCCCGCCGTCGCGGGGCGGCACGGGCTGCTGCCGCGAGGTACCTACCGGGCGGCGCGCGGGCTGCCGTCCGTGGTGCTGCTGCGGGGGATCGCGGCGGGGTCGTTCATCGCGGCGGAGTCGTTCGTACCGCTGATGCTGGTGACGCAGCGGGGGCTGTCGCCGACGATGGCCGGGTTCTCGCTGGCGGCGGGCGGGGCGACGTGGGCGCTCGGGTCGTACGTGCAGGCTCGTCCGTGGGCCGAGCCGTACCGGGAGCGGCTGATGGTGCTGGGGATGATCATGGTGGCGGCGGCGATCGCGGCGGCGCCGAGCGTGCTGGTCTCGTGGGTGCCGGTGTGGGTGGTGGCGGTGGCCTGGGGCGTGGGGTGCTTCGGGATGGGCATGGTCATCGCCTCGACCAGCGTGCTGCTGCTGAAGCTTTCGGCGCCGGAGGAGGCGGGGGCGAACTCGGCGGCCCTCCAGATCTCGGACGGGCTGTCGAACGTGCTGCTGCTCGCGGGGGGTGGGGCGGCGTTCGCGGCGCTGGGGGGTGGGTCTGTGGGGGCCGCGCATGATGTGGTGGCGGGGGCTTCTGCGGGGCATCCGGGGGCGTTCGTGGTGGTGTTTCTGCCGATGGCGGGGGTTGCGGTGGTGGGGGCTTGGGTGGGGGTGCGGCTGGGGGAGCGGTGA
- a CDS encoding DUF6551 family protein translates to MPSKDYSYDIPVHPIEYLKVDPRTIKFDPRAQRNLNKARARTIAEKLVPTALGTPILSQREDGRYAVDGMHRVYACQVILAGEVSVSNKVREAVREITCEVHSGLSMANEASLFIIKNKESSKVGPNDEFRIGVLAGHPLFQDTNTVLEEHQLKVGSSSVNGVRGIKGILSIVEEHGPEILDLSLTIAEDAWGRTPDTWHAVTIGGIATVMSKHPELKPAELAQKLKRQGDPTAFKAKIQTIATNNNTRADGTKGRLKAAHLAVAGAWNAHRSVNRIPVPNIFE, encoded by the coding sequence TTGCCCAGCAAGGACTACAGCTACGACATCCCGGTCCACCCGATCGAGTACCTGAAGGTGGACCCAAGGACCATCAAGTTCGATCCCCGCGCGCAGCGCAACCTCAACAAGGCCCGTGCGCGGACCATCGCTGAGAAGCTGGTCCCCACCGCTCTCGGGACGCCAATCCTCTCGCAGCGTGAGGACGGTCGGTACGCGGTGGACGGCATGCACCGCGTCTACGCCTGCCAGGTCATTCTGGCTGGCGAGGTCTCGGTATCGAACAAGGTCCGCGAGGCTGTTCGGGAGATCACCTGCGAGGTTCACTCTGGCCTCTCCATGGCCAACGAGGCGTCGCTTTTCATCATCAAGAACAAGGAGTCCTCGAAGGTCGGCCCGAACGATGAGTTCAGGATCGGTGTGTTAGCCGGGCACCCGCTCTTCCAGGACACCAACACCGTCCTGGAGGAGCATCAGCTCAAAGTGGGCAGCAGCTCTGTCAACGGCGTGCGCGGCATCAAGGGAATCCTCAGCATCGTCGAGGAGCACGGCCCCGAGATTCTGGACCTGTCGCTCACCATCGCCGAGGACGCTTGGGGTCGCACCCCCGATACCTGGCACGCCGTAACCATCGGAGGCATTGCCACGGTGATGTCCAAGCACCCTGAGTTGAAGCCCGCAGAGTTGGCGCAAAAGCTCAAGCGCCAGGGCGACCCGACTGCCTTCAAGGCCAAGATTCAGACCATCGCCACCAATAACAACACTCGCGCCGACGGCACCAAGGGCCGTCTCAAGGCCGCTCACCTGGCGGTCGCCGGCGCCTGGAACGCTCACCGTAGCGTCAACCGCATTCCCGTCCCGAACATCTTCGAGTAG
- a CDS encoding excisionase family DNA-binding protein, with product MDEPSTLTTPNDYDPTLVFLKVEEAARRLRIGRTRCFALIRTGELESVMVGGLRRVPVDAPTAYAARLRTAQRAA from the coding sequence GTGGACGAACCGAGCACCCTCACCACTCCCAATGACTACGACCCGACCCTAGTTTTCCTCAAGGTCGAAGAGGCCGCCCGCCGCCTCCGCATCGGCCGGACCCGATGCTTCGCCCTCATACGCACCGGCGAACTGGAGTCCGTCATGGTCGGCGGCCTCCGCAGGGTTCCGGTCGACGCGCCGACCGCATACGCGGCCCGTCTCCGTACCGCCCAGCGCGCCGCTTGA
- the mycP gene encoding type VII secretion-associated serine protease mycosin, which produces MSVVLGALLVGVAAAPAHADTVRERQWHLDAMQAEEMWKTSTGKGVTVAVIDTGVDDTLADLHGQVLPGLNLSSEQGDEHTDWKGHGTGMASLIAGTGKRSAADGAFGLAPGVKVLPVRLPKDTEGSKFVNLPMWLEKLSQGIRYAADHGAKVINISQASPEGSDELTSAVKYALGKGSLVFAGVGNSGDKGNPIQYPGATPGVVGVAAVDKKIEATKESQHGPQVDLAAPGDEMTEACGGGTQICLSHGTSDATALASASAALIWSAHPQWTNNQVLRVLLNTAGGPKNGDKRSDYIGYGVVRPRIALKTPGDPGPANEWPLPDLAAAGTPSPQAPASPAPSASDKPAPAKAAPESDDDGNTGLWVGLGAAGIVVAAVAVLLVRSRRRTS; this is translated from the coding sequence GTGTCCGTCGTCCTTGGGGCGCTGCTGGTGGGCGTTGCCGCCGCACCCGCGCATGCGGACACGGTCCGCGAGCGTCAGTGGCATCTGGACGCCATGCAGGCGGAAGAGATGTGGAAGACCAGCACGGGTAAGGGAGTCACTGTCGCCGTAATCGACACCGGCGTCGATGACACTCTGGCCGATCTTCATGGGCAGGTACTTCCCGGGCTCAATCTCTCCAGTGAACAGGGTGACGAACACACTGACTGGAAGGGCCACGGAACCGGCATGGCGTCACTGATTGCCGGTACTGGGAAGAGGTCGGCGGCGGACGGTGCCTTCGGTCTGGCGCCTGGCGTGAAGGTTCTTCCGGTCAGGCTGCCGAAGGACACTGAAGGTTCGAAGTTTGTGAACCTCCCTATGTGGCTTGAGAAACTGAGCCAGGGAATCCGCTATGCGGCGGACCATGGCGCCAAGGTGATCAATATTTCGCAGGCCTCGCCAGAGGGCTCTGATGAGCTCACCAGCGCGGTGAAGTACGCCTTGGGCAAGGGATCTCTGGTCTTTGCCGGTGTCGGCAACAGTGGCGACAAGGGCAATCCGATTCAGTACCCCGGCGCAACCCCCGGCGTAGTAGGCGTAGCAGCAGTGGACAAGAAGATCGAAGCGACCAAGGAGTCCCAGCACGGTCCTCAGGTCGATCTCGCCGCCCCAGGCGACGAGATGACGGAGGCCTGCGGCGGCGGCACCCAGATCTGCCTCAGCCACGGCACCAGCGACGCCACCGCCCTCGCCTCCGCCTCCGCCGCCCTCATCTGGTCCGCCCACCCCCAGTGGACCAACAACCAGGTCCTCCGCGTCCTGCTCAACACGGCCGGCGGCCCCAAGAACGGGGACAAGCGGAGTGACTACATCGGGTACGGGGTCGTCCGGCCCCGTATCGCTCTGAAGACCCCCGGCGACCCGGGCCCGGCGAACGAGTGGCCGCTCCCCGACCTGGCGGCGGCCGGGACGCCGTCCCCGCAGGCGCCGGCCTCCCCGGCCCCGTCCGCCTCGGACAAGCCCGCACCCGCCAAGGCCGCGCCCGAGTCGGACGATGACGGCAACACGGGCCTGTGGGTCGGCCTGGGGGCGGCGGGCATCGTCGTCGCGGCCGTCGCCGTACTGCTCGTACGGTCGCGGCGCCGCACGTCCTGA